Proteins from a genomic interval of Pseudoruegeria sp. SHC-113:
- the hisH gene encoding imidazole glycerol phosphate synthase subunit HisH: MLTAIIDYDSGNLHSAEKAFQRMAREADAGEVIVTSQPEDVLRADRVVLPGDGAFPACKQELFDHTGLFEATEEAVIRQGRPFLGICIGMQMLATMGREYEDTRGFGWIDGEVLKIAPQDTALKVPHMGWNNLVIDTPHPVLEGISSGDHAYFVHSYHFQVADPAHRLAHVDYSGDITAIVGRDNMVGMQFHPEKSQHTGLRLIANFLSWAP; the protein is encoded by the coding sequence ATGCTCACCGCGATCATCGATTACGATTCCGGCAATCTCCATTCCGCCGAGAAAGCCTTCCAGCGCATGGCGCGCGAGGCGGATGCAGGCGAGGTGATCGTCACCTCCCAGCCGGAAGACGTGCTGCGCGCCGACCGCGTGGTCCTGCCAGGCGACGGCGCTTTCCCAGCCTGCAAACAGGAGCTCTTCGATCACACCGGCCTGTTCGAGGCCACCGAGGAAGCCGTGATCCGGCAGGGCCGCCCTTTCCTTGGCATCTGCATCGGCATGCAGATGCTCGCCACCATGGGCCGCGAGTATGAAGACACCCGCGGCTTTGGCTGGATCGACGGTGAAGTGCTGAAGATCGCCCCGCAAGATACGGCACTGAAAGTGCCGCATATGGGCTGGAACAACCTCGTGATCGACACGCCCCACCCGGTGCTTGAGGGCATCAGCTCCGGCGACCACGCCTATTTCGTCCACTCCTACCACTTCCAGGTGGCGGATCCGGCCCACCGGCTGGCCCATGTGGATTACAGCGGCGACATCACCGCCATCGTCGGGCGCGACAATATGGTCGGCATGCAGTTCCACCCGGAAAAAAGCCAGCACACCGGCCTGCGCCTAATCGCCAATTTCCTGAGCTGGGCCCCGTAA
- the hisB gene encoding imidazoleglycerol-phosphate dehydratase HisB has protein sequence MRTALITRKTAETDITVEINLDGTGIYDNQTGVGFFDHMLDQLARHALIDMKIRAEGDLHIDDHHTVEDTGIALGQALAKAVGDKRGIRRYGDCHLAMDDAQVRCALDLSGRPYLICNLDLPTQKIGSFDCELVREFFQALSTHGGITLHIDRLHGFNSHHIAEAAFKSVARALRIALETDPRTSDAIPSTKGAL, from the coding sequence ATGCGGACCGCTCTCATCACCCGCAAAACCGCGGAAACCGACATCACCGTCGAGATCAATCTCGACGGCACCGGGATCTATGACAACCAGACGGGCGTCGGCTTCTTCGATCACATGCTCGATCAACTGGCCCGCCACGCGCTGATCGACATGAAGATCCGCGCTGAAGGCGATCTGCACATCGACGATCACCACACCGTCGAAGACACCGGCATCGCGCTCGGTCAGGCGCTGGCGAAAGCCGTGGGCGACAAACGCGGCATCCGCCGCTACGGCGATTGCCACCTCGCGATGGATGACGCGCAGGTGCGCTGCGCGCTCGATCTCTCGGGCCGCCCCTACCTGATCTGCAACCTCGATCTGCCCACGCAGAAAATCGGCAGCTTCGATTGCGAACTGGTGCGCGAGTTCTTCCAGGCGCTCTCCACCCACGGCGGGATCACCCTGCACATCGATCGCCTGCACGGGTTCAACAGCCACCACATCGCGGAAGCGGCGTTCAAATCCGTCGCCCGCGCGCTGCGGATCGCGCTGGAAACCGATCCGCGCACGTCGGATGCGATCCCCTCCACCAAGGGCGCGCTCTAA
- a CDS encoding MAPEG family protein, with the protein MMPTITSFYAGLLALLYLALCARVIFYRRSHLISLGDKGDKALLKRMRVQSNCAEYAPIGIVLLLLLEAGAAAPWLLNLLGLMLLLGRLAHAIGMSQTPQIMILRQIGMVLTLLMIGLAALFAVAFAIF; encoded by the coding sequence ATGATGCCGACAATCACCTCTTTCTACGCCGGCCTTCTGGCCCTGCTCTACCTTGCGCTCTGCGCCCGGGTGATCTTCTACCGCCGCAGCCACCTGATTTCGCTGGGCGACAAGGGCGACAAGGCGCTGCTCAAACGCATGCGCGTGCAGAGCAACTGCGCCGAATACGCGCCCATCGGCATCGTCCTTCTGCTGCTTCTGGAAGCCGGTGCCGCCGCGCCCTGGCTGCTGAACCTGCTCGGGCTGATGCTGCTTCTGGGCCGCCTCGCCCATGCCATCGGCATGAGCCAGACCCCGCAAATCATGATCCTGCGCCAGATCGGCATGGTGCTCACGCTGCTGATGATCGGCCTTGCAGCGCTCTTCGCCGTGGCCTTCGCGATCTTCTAA
- a CDS encoding TetR/AcrR family transcriptional regulator, with amino-acid sequence MKRPRSAQKSRTRAALLDGARELLSKGQPVTVAAAGEARGISKATAYRYFSDAAILVAEAGLDIHVKPYAEVTRGARDLRGKLRAINLYFFDLALENEAAFRQFVGMTLTHVSCDDAPGAHRGARRIAMYEAALADHPGAMPKVNHTTLLRALSACTGTEAMIGLIDVAGADRSEARAIVDEMTLALLDRLLPT; translated from the coding sequence ATGAAACGCCCCCGATCCGCCCAGAAGAGCCGCACCCGCGCCGCCCTCCTCGACGGCGCGCGCGAGCTTCTCTCGAAAGGGCAGCCTGTCACCGTTGCAGCGGCAGGCGAGGCCAGGGGCATTTCCAAAGCCACCGCCTATCGCTACTTCTCGGACGCTGCGATCCTCGTCGCCGAGGCCGGGCTCGACATTCACGTCAAACCCTATGCGGAGGTCACGCGCGGCGCCCGGGATCTGCGCGGCAAGCTGCGCGCCATAAACCTCTATTTCTTCGACCTTGCGCTCGAAAATGAAGCCGCCTTCCGCCAGTTTGTCGGCATGACACTCACCCATGTCTCCTGCGACGACGCGCCGGGCGCCCACCGCGGCGCAAGGCGGATCGCGATGTATGAGGCGGCGCTCGCCGATCATCCCGGCGCAATGCCGAAAGTCAACCACACGACACTGCTGCGCGCGCTTTCGGCCTGCACCGGCACCGAGGCAATGATCGGCCTTATCGACGTCGCAGGTGCCGACCGCTCCGAGGCCCGCGCCATCGTCGATGAAATGACGCTTGCCCTGCTCGACAGGCTCCTGCCTACCTGA
- a CDS encoding cupin domain-containing protein: protein MDFHVFPDEAQGKYCLVECLVPVGAGAPPNHHAGETEAFYVLEGALGFMLNGEERLLKAGEFLAIPDGALHAFQAVGEAPARVLILNAPGKMHEAFFTGIGEALPADQTTLPDPKEPDLPAVLAMAHRVGMSIPSPAEQPA, encoded by the coding sequence ATGGATTTTCACGTGTTCCCGGATGAGGCGCAGGGCAAATATTGCCTTGTGGAGTGCCTTGTACCGGTCGGAGCCGGAGCGCCGCCCAACCACCATGCAGGCGAGACGGAGGCTTTCTACGTCCTTGAAGGCGCGCTGGGGTTCATGCTGAACGGGGAGGAGCGGCTCCTGAAAGCGGGCGAGTTTCTCGCGATCCCGGATGGCGCGCTGCATGCGTTTCAGGCGGTGGGGGAGGCCCCGGCGCGGGTGCTGATCCTGAATGCCCCCGGAAAGATGCATGAGGCCTTCTTCACCGGCATCGGTGAGGCTCTGCCGGCCGATCAGACAACATTGCCCGATCCAAAAGAACCGGATCTGCCTGCCGTGCTTGCCATGGCGCATCGTGTCGGGATGAGCATCCCCAGTCCCGCTGAACAGCCGGCCTAA
- a CDS encoding pyruvate carboxylase — translation MADFRKILVANRGEIAIRVMRAANEMGKKTVAVYAEEDKLSLHRFKADEAYRIGEGLGPVAAYLSIDEIIRVAKMCGADAIHPGYGLLSENPDFVDACAANGITFIGPKAETMRALGDKASARRVAIEAGVPVIPATEVLGDDMAAIKAEAAEVGYPLMLKASWGGGGRGMRPIFSESEVEEKVLEGRREAEAAFGNGEGYLEKMITRARHVEVQILGDKHGGMYHLYERDCSVQRRNQKVVERAPAPYLTDAQRAEICELGYKICKHVNYECAGTVEFLMDMESGNFYFIEVNPRVQVEHTVTEEVTGIDIVQAQILIAEGKTIAEATGKPTQEDVRLNGHALQCRVTTEDPQNNFIPDYGRITAYRSATGMGIRLDGGTAYAGGVITRYYDSLLTKITAWAPTPEKAIARMDRALREFRIRGVSTNIAFVENLLKHPTFLSNEYTTKFIDETPDLFTFKKRRDRGTKVLTYIADISVNGHPETAGRPALPDDVRAPKAPKAEATPSYGTRNLLEQKGPQAVADWMKQQRQLLITDTTMRDGHQSLLATRMRSIDMIRVAPAYSANLPQLFSVECWGGATFDVAYRFLQECPWQRLRDLRARMPNLMTQMLLRASNGVGYTNYPDNVVQAFVKQAAETGVDVFRVFDSLNWVENMRVAMDAVVEANKVCEGTICYTGDILNPDRAKYDVKYYVAMAKELEAAGAHVLGLKDMAGLLKPAAARVLIRALKEEVGLPIHFHTHDTSGIGGATILAAADAGVDAVDAAMDALSGNTSQPTLGSIVEALANTERDTGLDIGAIREISNYWEGARAQYAAFESGLQAPASEVYLHEMPGGQFTNLKAQARSLGLEERWHEVAQTYADVNQMFGDIVKVTPSSKVVGDMALMMVSQGLTRAQVEDPKTEVAFPDSVIDMMRGNLGQPPGGFPNGILQKVLKDEKPNLERPGAHLPPVDLEEVRAKLSAELNGFEVDDEDLNGYLMYPKVFLDYMGRHRQYGPVRTLPTRTFFYGMEPGEEITAEIDPGKTLEIRLQAIGETDENGDVKVFFELNGQPRVIRVPNRMVKSAAAVRPKAELGNQSHVGAPMPGVVASIGVTAGQKVSEGDLLLTIEAMKMETGIHAERDAVVKAVHVQPGGQIDAKDLLVEFE, via the coding sequence ATGGCAGATTTTCGCAAGATCCTCGTTGCGAACCGTGGTGAAATCGCTATCCGCGTGATGCGGGCGGCCAATGAAATGGGCAAGAAGACGGTTGCCGTCTATGCAGAGGAAGACAAGCTCTCCCTGCACCGCTTCAAGGCCGATGAGGCCTATCGCATCGGCGAAGGCCTCGGCCCCGTTGCCGCCTATCTGAGCATCGATGAGATCATCCGTGTCGCCAAGATGTGCGGGGCGGACGCGATTCACCCGGGCTACGGCCTGCTGTCTGAGAACCCCGATTTCGTGGACGCCTGCGCCGCGAACGGCATCACCTTCATCGGCCCGAAAGCCGAAACCATGCGCGCGCTGGGCGACAAAGCCTCCGCCCGCCGCGTGGCGATCGAGGCCGGCGTGCCGGTGATCCCCGCCACCGAGGTGCTGGGCGATGACATGGCCGCGATCAAGGCCGAAGCAGCCGAAGTCGGCTACCCGCTGATGCTGAAAGCCTCCTGGGGCGGCGGCGGGCGCGGCATGCGCCCGATCTTCTCGGAGAGCGAAGTCGAGGAGAAGGTGCTGGAAGGCCGCCGCGAGGCCGAAGCCGCCTTCGGCAACGGCGAGGGTTATCTGGAGAAGATGATCACCCGCGCGCGTCACGTCGAGGTGCAGATCCTCGGCGACAAGCACGGCGGCATGTATCACCTTTACGAGCGCGATTGTTCCGTGCAGCGGCGCAACCAAAAGGTGGTGGAACGCGCGCCCGCGCCCTACCTGACGGACGCACAGCGTGCCGAGATCTGCGAGCTGGGCTACAAGATCTGCAAGCACGTGAACTACGAATGTGCCGGCACCGTCGAATTCCTGATGGATATGGAAAGCGGCAACTTCTACTTCATCGAAGTGAACCCGCGCGTGCAGGTGGAGCATACCGTGACCGAAGAGGTCACCGGCATCGACATCGTGCAGGCCCAGATCCTGATCGCCGAAGGCAAGACGATCGCCGAAGCCACCGGCAAGCCCACGCAGGAAGACGTGCGCCTCAATGGCCACGCGCTGCAGTGCCGCGTGACGACGGAAGATCCGCAAAACAACTTCATCCCGGATTACGGCCGCATCACCGCCTACCGCTCCGCCACGGGCATGGGCATCCGCCTTGACGGCGGCACGGCCTACGCGGGCGGCGTGATCACGCGCTACTACGACTCGCTGCTGACGAAGATCACCGCCTGGGCCCCCACGCCGGAGAAGGCCATCGCCCGGATGGACCGCGCCCTGCGCGAATTCCGCATCCGGGGCGTCTCCACCAACATCGCCTTCGTGGAGAACCTTCTGAAGCACCCGACGTTCCTGTCCAATGAATACACCACCAAATTCATCGACGAGACGCCGGATCTCTTCACCTTCAAAAAGCGCCGGGACCGCGGCACCAAGGTGCTCACCTATATCGCCGACATCTCGGTGAACGGGCACCCGGAAACCGCCGGCCGCCCCGCCCTGCCCGATGACGTGCGGGCGCCCAAGGCCCCCAAGGCCGAGGCCACGCCGTCTTACGGCACCCGCAACCTGCTGGAGCAAAAGGGCCCGCAGGCCGTGGCCGACTGGATGAAGCAGCAGCGCCAGCTGCTGATCACCGACACCACGATGCGCGACGGCCACCAGTCGCTGCTGGCCACCCGGATGCGCTCGATCGACATGATCCGCGTAGCGCCCGCCTATTCGGCGAACCTGCCGCAGCTCTTCTCGGTGGAATGCTGGGGCGGCGCGACCTTCGATGTGGCCTACCGCTTCCTGCAGGAATGCCCCTGGCAGCGCCTGCGCGATCTGCGCGCCCGCATGCCCAACCTGATGACGCAGATGCTGCTGCGCGCCTCCAACGGCGTGGGCTACACCAACTACCCCGACAACGTGGTGCAGGCTTTCGTGAAGCAGGCCGCGGAAACCGGTGTGGACGTCTTCCGCGTGTTTGACTCGCTGAACTGGGTCGAAAACATGCGCGTGGCGATGGATGCGGTGGTGGAAGCCAACAAGGTCTGCGAAGGCACGATCTGCTACACCGGCGATATCCTGAACCCCGACCGCGCCAAATATGACGTGAAATACTACGTCGCCATGGCGAAGGAACTGGAAGCCGCCGGCGCCCATGTGCTGGGCCTGAAGGACATGGCGGGCCTGCTGAAACCCGCCGCCGCCCGCGTGCTGATCCGTGCCCTGAAGGAAGAGGTCGGCCTGCCGATCCACTTCCACACGCATGACACCTCCGGCATCGGCGGCGCGACGATCCTTGCCGCTGCGGATGCGGGCGTGGACGCCGTGGACGCCGCGATGGACGCGCTTTCGGGCAACACCAGCCAGCCGACGCTGGGCTCCATCGTGGAGGCGCTCGCCAACACCGAACGCGACACCGGGCTCGACATCGGGGCGATCCGCGAGATTTCCAACTACTGGGAAGGCGCGCGCGCGCAATATGCCGCTTTTGAGAGCGGCCTGCAGGCCCCGGCGAGCGAGGTCTACCTGCACGAGATGCCGGGTGGCCAGTTCACCAACCTGAAGGCGCAGGCCCGTTCGCTCGGGCTGGAAGAGCGCTGGCACGAGGTCGCCCAGACCTATGCCGACGTGAACCAGATGTTCGGCGATATCGTGAAGGTGACGCCCTCCTCCAAAGTGGTCGGCGACATGGCGCTGATGATGGTCTCCCAAGGCCTCACCCGTGCTCAAGTTGAAGATCCGAAGACCGAAGTGGCCTTCCCCGACTCCGTGATCGACATGATGCGCGGCAACCTCGGCCAGCCTCCGGGCGGCTTCCCCAATGGCATCCTGCAGAAGGTGCTGAAGGACGAAAAGCCCAACCTCGAACGCCCCGGCGCGCATCTGCCGCCGGTGGATCTGGAAGAGGTCCGCGCGAAACTGTCGGCGGAACTCAACGGCTTCGAGGTCGATGACGAGGATCTCAACGGCTACCTTATGTATCCGAAGGTCTTCCTCGATTACATGGGCCGCCACCGCCAATATGGCCCGGTGCGCACCCTGCCGACGCGGACCTTCTTCTACGGCATGGAGCCGGGCGAGGAGATCACCGCCGAGATCGATCCGGGCAAGACGCTGGAAATCCGCCTGCAGGCCATCGGCGAGACCGATGAGAACGGCGATGTGAAGGTCTTCTTCGAGCTAAACGGCCAGCCGCGCGTGATCCGCGTGCCGAACCGGATGGTGAAATCCGCCGCCGCCGTGCGCCCGAAGGCCGAGCTGGGCAACCAAAGCCACGTCGGCGCGCCGATGCCCGGCGTCGTGGCCTCGATCGGGGTGACGGCTGGGCAGAAGGTCTCCGAAGGGGATCTGCTGCTGACCATCGAAGCGATGAAGATGGAAACCGGCATCCACGCCGAGCGCGACGCGGTGGTCAAGGCTGTCCACGTGCAGCCCGGCGGCCAGATCGACGCGAAAGACCTGCTCGTCGAATTCGAGTAA
- a CDS encoding alpha-hydroxy acid oxidase produces the protein MDLDSRAPAISDLKARAKRRIPHFVWEYLDSGTGTEAAVARNRAAFDRVLFEPSILHGDFTPDLTCSLMGQRYPLPVGISPVGSSGVMWPDAELRLARLAGREGIPYGLSTVAMRTPEETGPLAKGHGWFQLYPPRQEDIRKDMLRRAKAAGFGTLVLTVDVPANSRRERQVRGGLSQPIRLTPRMLWQMARCPAWSLGIAKQGRPRMKLIESYDKASGSLSSVAHVGTLLRTSPDWSYVDWLRDHWEGKLVVKGVMRAADVQPLIKAGVDAIWVSNHAGRQLDAAPAALSALPAIRKAAGDAYPLIYDSGIESGLDVLRALALGADFVMLGKAFHFGLGAYGDAGAAHVLEILRKDMESNMCQIGARNLKELQSALLRGA, from the coding sequence ATGGATCTAGACAGCCGCGCCCCCGCCATTTCCGATCTGAAGGCCCGTGCCAAGCGGCGCATTCCCCATTTCGTCTGGGAGTATCTGGACTCCGGCACCGGCACAGAGGCCGCCGTGGCGCGCAATCGCGCCGCCTTTGATAGGGTGCTGTTTGAGCCCTCCATCCTGCATGGCGATTTCACGCCGGATCTCACCTGTTCCCTGATGGGGCAGCGCTACCCGCTCCCTGTCGGCATTTCGCCGGTGGGCTCCTCCGGCGTGATGTGGCCCGATGCGGAGCTGCGCTTGGCCCGCCTCGCCGGGCGCGAGGGCATCCCCTACGGGCTCTCGACCGTGGCGATGCGCACCCCTGAGGAAACCGGGCCGCTGGCCAAGGGGCATGGCTGGTTCCAGCTCTACCCGCCCCGGCAGGAGGACATCCGCAAGGACATGCTGCGCCGCGCGAAGGCGGCGGGCTTCGGCACGCTCGTGCTCACGGTCGATGTGCCCGCCAACAGCCGCCGCGAACGGCAGGTGCGCGGCGGGCTTTCCCAGCCGATCCGGCTGACCCCGCGCATGCTCTGGCAAATGGCGCGCTGCCCGGCGTGGTCCCTCGGGATCGCGAAGCAGGGACGCCCGCGCATGAAGCTGATCGAAAGCTACGACAAGGCCTCGGGCTCGCTCTCCTCCGTGGCCCATGTGGGCACGCTGCTGCGCACCTCGCCGGACTGGAGCTACGTGGACTGGCTGCGCGACCATTGGGAGGGCAAGCTGGTGGTGAAAGGCGTGATGCGTGCCGCCGATGTGCAGCCGCTGATCAAGGCGGGCGTGGATGCGATCTGGGTCTCCAACCACGCGGGCCGCCAGCTCGACGCCGCCCCAGCCGCGCTCTCCGCCTTGCCCGCAATCCGCAAGGCGGCAGGCGATGCGTATCCGCTGATCTATGACAGCGGCATCGAAAGCGGGCTCGACGTGCTGCGCGCGCTGGCGCTGGGGGCGGATTTCGTGATGCTCGGCAAAGCCTTCCACTTCGGCCTCGGGGCCTATGGCGATGCCGGGGCGGCCCATGTTCTGGAGATCCTGCGTAAAGACATGGAAAGCAACATGTGCCAAATCGGGGCGCGCAATTTGAAAGAATTGCAAAGCGCCCTGCTTCGCGGCGCGTGA
- a CDS encoding ribbon-helix-helix domain-containing protein produces the protein MCQLFIGAAPELWDSRTKSLRIDGVATSIRMEEFFWQVLEEIAQRDAMTVNQLITRLYFEAIDAGHDMGNFTSFLRVCCARFLALAADGEIRRSDTSPLSEVDAPRLLQREAERRNTRPRATTREEAKRLN, from the coding sequence ATGTGTCAGCTTTTCATCGGCGCCGCCCCGGAGCTTTGGGACAGCCGCACCAAATCCCTGCGCATCGATGGCGTGGCCACCTCGATCCGCATGGAGGAGTTCTTCTGGCAGGTGCTGGAAGAAATCGCCCAGCGCGATGCGATGACGGTGAACCAGCTGATCACGCGGCTCTATTTCGAGGCGATCGACGCGGGCCACGACATGGGCAATTTCACCTCTTTCCTGCGGGTCTGCTGCGCACGATTCCTTGCGCTGGCCGCCGATGGCGAAATCCGGCGCAGCGATACCAGCCCGCTTTCCGAGGTGGACGCCCCGCGCCTGCTGCAACGCGAGGCCGAGCGGCGCAACACGCGCCCGCGAGCCACCACAAGGGAAGAGGCCAAGCGCCTGAATTAA
- a CDS encoding DJ-1/PfpI family protein has translation MAKVLMITGDFTEDYETMVPFQTLLACGHEVDAVCPGKAAGQSVPTSIHDFEGDQTYSEKRGHNFKLNKSYADVNPADYDALVIPGGRAPEYLRLDETVLENVRHFFETQKPVAAICHGAQILTAAGVLDGRTCSAYPACAPEVKYAGGNYADIEVTEAVTDGNLVTAPAWPAHPAWLKQFMALL, from the coding sequence ATGGCAAAGGTTCTGATGATCACCGGGGATTTCACCGAGGACTATGAAACGATGGTCCCGTTCCAGACGCTGCTGGCCTGTGGCCATGAGGTGGACGCTGTCTGCCCCGGCAAGGCGGCGGGCCAGAGCGTGCCGACCTCGATCCATGATTTCGAGGGCGACCAGACCTACAGCGAAAAGCGCGGGCATAACTTCAAGCTCAACAAGAGCTATGCCGATGTGAACCCGGCCGACTATGACGCGCTGGTGATCCCGGGCGGGCGCGCGCCGGAATATCTGCGGCTCGATGAGACCGTGCTGGAGAACGTGCGCCACTTCTTTGAAACCCAGAAACCGGTGGCCGCGATCTGCCACGGCGCGCAAATCCTCACCGCCGCGGGTGTGCTCGACGGGCGCACCTGTTCGGCCTACCCGGCCTGCGCGCCGGAGGTGAAATACGCCGGTGGCAACTACGCCGATATCGAGGTGACAGAGGCCGTGACCGATGGCAATCTCGTTACCGCGCCGGCCTGGCCTGCGCATCCGGCCTGGCTGAAGCAGTTCATGGCGCTTCTGTAA
- a CDS encoding peptidoglycan-binding protein yields the protein MTVSTAIARLAGSAQLAAIAAEAWEDNADVLSDLGANSQARIAAVLGQCAHESGRFVFRRENLNYSAEGLRRIFRKHFPTDAIRRDFARQPERIANRAYANRMGNGPESSGDGWRFRGRGYLQLTGRDNYRIFGAAIGEDLTGQPELAEEPGTAWRIAVHYMASRRRSQKSLMEWADLGDTRMVTLGINGGTHGLDERELLTAKALQALSGQASTAEIQGLLLEAGFNPGPVDGLMGPKTRAALQMAEAAFGLTGEALVDHMRGLA from the coding sequence ATGACCGTTTCTACTGCTATCGCGCGCCTTGCGGGCAGCGCTCAACTCGCCGCTATTGCCGCCGAGGCCTGGGAGGACAATGCCGATGTGCTGTCCGATCTGGGCGCAAACTCTCAAGCGCGCATCGCCGCCGTGTTGGGCCAATGCGCCCACGAAAGCGGGCGCTTCGTGTTCCGGCGCGAGAACCTCAACTACTCCGCTGAAGGATTGCGCCGGATCTTCCGCAAACACTTCCCGACAGACGCCATACGCCGCGATTTCGCCCGCCAGCCCGAGCGCATCGCCAACCGCGCCTACGCCAATCGCATGGGCAACGGGCCGGAAAGCTCCGGCGACGGCTGGCGCTTTCGCGGGCGCGGCTACCTGCAACTCACCGGGCGGGACAATTACCGCATTTTCGGCGCGGCCATTGGCGAGGATCTCACCGGCCAGCCCGAACTGGCGGAGGAGCCCGGCACCGCTTGGCGCATCGCTGTGCACTATATGGCGAGCCGTCGTCGCTCCCAGAAAAGCCTGATGGAATGGGCCGATCTGGGCGACACGCGGATGGTGACGCTCGGCATCAACGGCGGCACCCATGGGCTGGACGAGCGCGAGCTGCTCACCGCCAAGGCGCTGCAGGCGCTTTCGGGGCAGGCCAGCACGGCGGAGATTCAAGGGCTACTGCTAGAGGCGGGCTTCAATCCGGGCCCGGTGGACGGGCTGATGGGGCCCAAAACCCGCGCCGCGCTCCAGATGGCCGAAGCCGCCTTCGGGCTTACCGGCGAGGCGCTGGTGGATCATATGCGGGGGCTCGCCTAG